The following proteins come from a genomic window of Limnohabitans sp. 103DPR2:
- a CDS encoding OsmC family protein produces MECTVSWTGASGTRSGMGFVAETGSGHVLMMDGAPDAAKPENGGQNLAPRPMETVLAGTGGCTAYDVVLILKRGRHDVRGCSVKLRSERADTDPKVFTKIHMHFTVTGKGIPASAIERAVAMSHDKYCSASIMLAKTAEITTSFDLVEA; encoded by the coding sequence ATGGAATGCACAGTCAGCTGGACCGGCGCAAGCGGCACGCGCTCAGGCATGGGTTTTGTGGCCGAAACTGGCAGCGGCCACGTCTTGATGATGGACGGCGCACCCGATGCCGCCAAGCCTGAAAACGGCGGTCAAAACTTGGCCCCTCGCCCCATGGAAACCGTGTTGGCGGGAACCGGTGGTTGCACAGCCTATGACGTGGTCTTGATTTTGAAACGCGGCCGCCACGACGTGCGTGGCTGCTCTGTGAAGTTAAGGTCTGAGCGCGCTGACACAGACCCCAAGGTCTTCACCAAGATTCACATGCATTTCACGGTCACTGGCAAAGGCATTCCTGCATCGGCCATTGAGCGCGCCGTGGCCATGAGCCACGACAAATACTGCTCGGCCAGCATCATGTTGGCCAAAACGGCCGAAATCACCACCAGCTTTGATTTGGTTGAAGCTTGA
- a CDS encoding ABC transporter permease yields the protein MFKLVLHRLLLSVPLIILVTLLTFVLNSLAPGDMAMTILGADGTREQYEALRIELGLDRPILVQYLSWLGNAVQGDLGLSHFTKETVTSLLNPRLGVSVSIMAGVLVVCLSVGLMLGVASALKGGWVGRAIDAFSLVGLIFPSFWLALVLISVFAVSLRWLPATGYVFFSESPKDWALSLVLPIFSVAMYSITSIAKQTRDAMNDVMGRDFVRALRACGLPERSVIWKHALRNAALPVVTVLGLVMIGAISGTVFVERVFVLPGLGSLAVSAALNKDILLLQGVTLYFTLMTVAINLLVDLSYGWLNPKVRVS from the coding sequence GTGTTTAAACTGGTTCTCCATCGCTTGCTGTTGTCAGTGCCTTTGATCATTCTGGTCACCTTGCTGACCTTTGTGCTGAACAGCTTGGCACCGGGTGACATGGCCATGACCATCTTGGGCGCAGACGGTACCCGCGAACAGTATGAAGCCTTGCGCATCGAGTTGGGCTTAGACCGGCCCATCTTGGTTCAGTACCTGTCTTGGTTGGGCAACGCCGTTCAGGGCGATTTGGGCTTGTCGCACTTCACCAAAGAAACGGTCACGTCACTTTTGAATCCGCGCTTGGGCGTTTCGGTGTCCATCATGGCGGGCGTGTTGGTGGTGTGCCTCAGTGTCGGTTTGATGCTGGGTGTGGCAAGCGCTTTGAAGGGCGGCTGGGTGGGGCGTGCCATCGATGCGTTTTCGCTGGTGGGTTTGATTTTCCCTTCGTTCTGGTTGGCCTTGGTGCTGATCTCTGTCTTTGCGGTCAGCCTGCGATGGTTGCCTGCGACGGGCTATGTGTTCTTCAGCGAAAGCCCCAAAGATTGGGCGCTGAGTTTGGTGTTGCCTATTTTTTCAGTCGCGATGTATTCCATCACCAGCATCGCCAAACAAACGCGCGACGCCATGAACGATGTGATGGGGCGCGACTTTGTCCGTGCGCTGCGCGCTTGCGGTTTGCCCGAACGCAGCGTCATTTGGAAACATGCGCTGCGCAACGCTGCGCTGCCCGTGGTCACCGTGTTGGGTTTGGTCATGATTGGGGCCATCAGCGGTACGGTGTTTGTTGAGCGCGTGTTTGTGTTGCCTGGCTTGGGCAGCTTGGCGGTCAGTGCCGCATTGAACAAAGACATTTTGCTGCTGCAAGGTGTCACCTTGTATTTCACACTCATGACCGTGGCCATCAATTTGTTGGTAGACCTCAGCTACGGTTGGTTGAATCCGAAAGTGAGGGTGTCATGA
- a CDS encoding porin, which yields MKKSLVALAVLAASGAAMAQSSVTLFGIVDAAYGVGKGSVSNKTSLKNSGYNSSRLGFRGVEDLGGGLKAGFHLEAGVNNDDGTGSASSAANQAQTAANVGTQGLTFNRRSVVTLSGSMGELILGRDYTPQFWSETVYDAFGTNGVGTSISAFKGGTTGVRSSNGIGWKSPSVGGVALWAQSYMGENASTAAKVGNGNGFRITFDQGKFSAAYADSSLTTGAGTTNKTSNLGASYDLGVAKLMAQSNTTKLTGAADIKGRNIGALVPMAGGTFRVSQAQTDQAGKIAKQTSVGFVNPLSKRTDLYATYARVSNSGGSAVALNGASTAANASSTGYEFGVKHSF from the coding sequence ATGAAAAAATCCCTCGTAGCTTTGGCTGTTTTGGCCGCTTCTGGTGCCGCTATGGCCCAATCTTCTGTCACATTGTTCGGTATCGTTGACGCGGCCTACGGTGTTGGTAAAGGCTCTGTCAGCAACAAAACATCATTGAAAAACTCTGGCTACAACTCTAGCCGTTTGGGTTTCCGTGGCGTTGAAGACCTCGGCGGTGGCTTGAAAGCAGGTTTCCACTTGGAAGCTGGCGTGAACAACGACGACGGTACAGGCTCTGCTTCTAGCGCAGCTAACCAAGCTCAAACTGCTGCCAACGTTGGCACACAAGGTTTGACATTCAACCGCCGTTCAGTGGTCACATTGTCTGGTTCTATGGGCGAGTTGATCTTGGGCCGTGACTACACGCCCCAGTTCTGGTCTGAGACTGTGTATGACGCATTCGGTACAAACGGTGTTGGTACCAGCATCTCCGCATTCAAAGGCGGCACAACTGGTGTTCGTTCTTCCAACGGTATCGGCTGGAAGTCACCTTCCGTGGGTGGCGTTGCATTGTGGGCTCAGTCTTACATGGGCGAAAACGCATCTACAGCAGCTAAAGTCGGTAACGGCAATGGCTTCCGTATCACTTTCGACCAAGGCAAATTCAGCGCAGCTTATGCTGACAGCTCTTTGACAACTGGCGCTGGTACAACCAACAAAACTTCCAACCTCGGTGCTTCTTATGACCTGGGCGTTGCTAAGTTGATGGCTCAATCCAACACAACCAAGTTGACCGGCGCTGCTGACATCAAAGGTCGCAACATCGGTGCTTTGGTGCCAATGGCTGGCGGTACATTCCGCGTGTCACAAGCTCAAACAGACCAAGCTGGCAAAATTGCCAAGCAAACTTCTGTTGGTTTCGTGAACCCACTGAGCAAGCGCACAGACTTGTACGCCACATACGCTCGCGTGTCTAACTCTGGTGGTTCCGCAGTTGCTTTGAACGGCGCTTCTACAGCTGCTAACGCATCCTCTACAGGTTACGAGTTCGGCGTGAAGCACTCTTTCTAA
- a CDS encoding TetR family transcriptional regulator codes for MDPVKRNILEVALAEFANFGLEGSRIESIAAGTHTSKRMIYYHFGSKENLYAQVLEFAYRIVREDHVDPPDDLPPIEALARLAGYAFDNFSKYPDFIRLSLQENLQGARFLKSSPTIVQMNRATFAMVQDLVRRGQANGSMRKELDPMNVYINFIGQCHYHISSHFNYQVLFDYDSNLPSNSLSRRQAICEAIVCYVRA; via the coding sequence ATGGATCCGGTCAAGCGCAATATATTGGAAGTTGCGCTGGCCGAATTCGCCAACTTTGGTTTGGAAGGCAGTCGCATTGAATCTATCGCGGCGGGCACGCACACCAGCAAACGCATGATTTACTACCACTTTGGTAGCAAAGAAAATTTGTATGCGCAAGTGTTGGAGTTTGCCTACCGCATCGTGCGAGAAGATCACGTCGATCCACCGGATGATTTGCCGCCGATTGAAGCTTTGGCCAGGCTGGCAGGGTATGCGTTTGACAATTTCAGCAAATACCCCGACTTCATTCGCCTCAGCCTGCAGGAAAATTTGCAAGGTGCAAGATTTTTAAAATCTTCCCCCACCATTGTTCAAATGAATCGCGCAACCTTTGCCATGGTGCAGGATTTGGTCCGCCGTGGTCAGGCCAATGGCAGCATGCGCAAAGAACTCGACCCCATGAATGTGTACATCAACTTCATTGGCCAGTGTCACTATCACATCTCCTCGCACTTCAACTACCAGGTTTTGTTTGACTACGATTCAAACCTGCCCAGCAACAGCCTATCTAGGCGGCAAGCCATCTGTGAAGCCATCGTGTGCTATGTTCGGGCTTGA
- a CDS encoding ABC transporter substrate-binding protein has protein sequence MKKMNLNRRHALLASVLGACTLSVGLISAPAMAQNNAKVLSIGMPFSPLSMDPSISGNGRAGVHLSPAYEPLIRTQADGKFAPALATAWQISPDSKEVTFTLRQDAKFSDGELVTAEAVKKSIEYFVGKKGPFSANLSTMTGIEILDKFKLKIKLSAPQPALLSLFDAYFNSGDIISPNGVAKPDQLGAATFGAGPYKLDPSATITGKSYTYVPNEHYYDKSRVKWDKVVVQVFEDQNAGIQAMKAGQLKVLVSDPFTGNSNAGNLPKDLRIVSDPVQWTGLILADREGVFQPELKDVRVRQAINYALDRKLLATALFGKLAEPSAQLQSKGFLGYDPEIEKRYPYDPAKAKALLAEAGYPNGFELKLQYVNNTLSRFLTMAVAGQLKKVGIRPVTEEFQNFGAMLAAERGKKIGALMFNSNSGVPNLARFQTLGKGSLNFYKSEDATLTKLMDEAAALPLDKAESAWKKVYAHTAEIAWFAPIVASHTVYFVSNSVKAPRIGQSVVIDTIDFVPAK, from the coding sequence ATGAAGAAAATGAACCTCAACCGACGCCATGCTTTGCTTGCCAGTGTGCTTGGCGCCTGCACTTTGAGCGTGGGCCTGATCAGCGCACCCGCCATGGCGCAAAACAATGCCAAGGTATTGAGCATTGGCATGCCCTTCTCGCCCTTGAGCATGGACCCCTCTATCAGCGGCAATGGCCGTGCGGGCGTGCATTTGTCACCCGCTTATGAGCCCCTTATTCGCACACAAGCCGATGGCAAATTTGCACCCGCTTTGGCCACGGCTTGGCAAATTTCACCCGACAGCAAAGAAGTGACTTTCACATTGCGTCAGGATGCCAAGTTCAGCGATGGTGAGTTGGTCACAGCGGAAGCAGTGAAGAAATCCATCGAATACTTCGTGGGCAAAAAAGGCCCGTTCTCTGCCAACTTGTCCACCATGACCGGCATTGAAATTCTGGACAAGTTCAAACTCAAAATCAAACTGTCTGCACCGCAGCCTGCGTTGTTGTCGCTGTTTGATGCTTACTTCAACAGTGGCGACATCATCAGTCCCAACGGTGTGGCCAAGCCAGATCAGTTGGGCGCGGCCACCTTTGGCGCGGGACCTTACAAGCTCGATCCTTCGGCCACCATCACAGGCAAAAGTTACACCTACGTGCCCAACGAGCACTACTACGACAAGAGCCGCGTGAAGTGGGACAAGGTGGTGGTTCAAGTGTTTGAAGACCAAAATGCGGGTATTCAAGCCATGAAGGCCGGTCAGCTGAAGGTCTTGGTCAGCGATCCTTTTACGGGCAACTCTAACGCTGGCAACTTGCCCAAGGATTTGCGCATCGTCTCCGACCCCGTACAGTGGACGGGCCTGATTTTGGCCGACCGCGAAGGTGTCTTTCAGCCTGAGTTGAAAGACGTGCGTGTTCGCCAAGCAATCAACTACGCATTGGACCGCAAACTGTTGGCCACTGCTTTGTTTGGCAAGTTGGCAGAGCCCTCTGCTCAACTGCAAAGCAAAGGCTTCTTGGGTTACGACCCTGAGATTGAAAAACGTTACCCCTACGATCCAGCCAAAGCCAAAGCCTTGTTGGCAGAAGCGGGTTACCCCAATGGCTTTGAGTTGAAGTTGCAATATGTCAACAACACCCTTAGCCGCTTCTTGACCATGGCCGTCGCGGGTCAATTGAAGAAAGTGGGCATTCGCCCTGTTACCGAAGAGTTCCAAAACTTTGGTGCCATGTTGGCGGCAGAGCGCGGCAAGAAAATTGGCGCCTTGATGTTCAACAGCAATTCGGGTGTGCCCAATTTGGCGCGCTTCCAAACCTTGGGCAAAGGCAGCTTGAATTTTTACAAATCTGAAGACGCCACCTTGACCAAATTGATGGACGAAGCTGCTGCACTGCCTTTGGACAAAGCTGAAAGCGCATGGAAAAAAGTTTACGCACACACTGCGGAAATTGCTTGGTTTGCGCCCATCGTTGCCAGCCACACCGTGTACTTCGTGTCTAACAGTGTGAAAGCGCCACGAATTGGTCAATCGGTGGTCATCGATACCATCGACTTTGTGCCTGCCAAATAA
- the ilvA gene encoding threonine ammonia-lyase, biosynthetic, whose product MTAKNLKPADYLKKILNARVYDVATESGLEIAKNLSERLHNSVLLKREDQQPVHSFKLRGAYNKMAHLTPAQLKKGVICASAGNHAQGVALGASKLGCRAVIVMPTTTPQVKIDAVRALGGEVVLVGDSYSDAFKHAAMLEKKMGMTFVHPFDDPEVIAGQGTIAMEILRQHQGRLNAVFVAIGGGGLISGVANYIKAVRPEIKVIGVQMNDSDAMIQSVGAKKRVTLDDVGLFSDGTAVKLVGEETFRVTRGLVDEFMTVDTDSVCAAIKDVFVDTRSIVEPAGALAVAAIKQYVAKHKTKGETYAAILCGANMNFDRLRFVAERAEVGEEREAIFAVTIPEERGSFKRFCELIGNLPGGPRNVTEFNYRISDAAKAHVFVGLTTQGAGESTKISNNFKKHGFENIDLTHDDLAKEHIRHMVGGHSSLAQNERLMRFVFPERPGALLKFLNLMRPGWNISLFHYRNQGADYGRILVGLQVPDKDDKAFEKFLSTLGYPYVEETHNPVYRMFLQQ is encoded by the coding sequence ATGACTGCGAAAAATCTCAAACCGGCCGATTACCTGAAAAAAATTCTGAATGCGCGCGTCTACGACGTGGCCACAGAGTCAGGCCTTGAAATCGCCAAAAACCTCAGCGAACGTCTGCACAACTCGGTCTTGCTCAAGCGCGAAGACCAGCAACCGGTGCACAGCTTCAAGCTGCGCGGCGCCTACAACAAGATGGCGCACCTCACACCTGCGCAGTTGAAGAAAGGCGTGATTTGCGCCTCTGCTGGCAACCACGCACAAGGCGTTGCCTTGGGTGCCAGCAAATTGGGTTGCCGTGCTGTGATCGTGATGCCCACCACCACGCCCCAAGTGAAGATTGACGCCGTGCGCGCCTTGGGCGGCGAAGTGGTGCTGGTGGGTGACAGCTATTCAGATGCTTTCAAACACGCCGCCATGCTTGAGAAAAAAATGGGCATGACCTTTGTGCACCCCTTTGATGATCCTGAAGTAATTGCCGGTCAAGGCACCATTGCCATGGAAATCTTGCGCCAGCATCAAGGCCGTTTGAATGCGGTGTTTGTGGCCATTGGCGGCGGTGGCTTGATCTCTGGCGTGGCCAATTACATCAAGGCCGTGCGCCCCGAAATCAAAGTCATTGGCGTGCAAATGAACGACTCCGACGCCATGATTCAATCGGTTGGCGCTAAGAAGCGCGTCACCTTGGACGATGTCGGTTTGTTCTCTGATGGCACCGCCGTGAAATTGGTGGGCGAAGAAACTTTCCGTGTCACGCGCGGTTTGGTGGATGAGTTCATGACCGTTGACACCGACTCGGTGTGTGCGGCCATCAAAGATGTGTTCGTTGACACTCGCTCCATTGTGGAACCCGCAGGCGCATTGGCTGTAGCGGCCATCAAGCAATACGTGGCCAAACACAAAACCAAAGGCGAGACGTATGCCGCCATTTTGTGCGGCGCCAACATGAACTTTGACCGCTTGCGCTTCGTGGCCGAACGCGCCGAAGTGGGTGAAGAACGTGAAGCCATTTTTGCGGTCACCATTCCGGAAGAACGCGGCAGTTTCAAGCGCTTTTGCGAATTGATTGGCAACTTGCCAGGTGGTCCTCGCAACGTCACCGAGTTCAACTACCGCATCAGCGATGCCGCCAAGGCGCACGTGTTTGTGGGCCTCACCACGCAAGGCGCTGGCGAGAGCACCAAGATCTCCAACAACTTCAAAAAGCATGGCTTTGAGAACATCGATTTGACGCACGACGATTTGGCCAAAGAGCACATTCGCCACATGGTGGGCGGTCACTCCAGCTTGGCACAAAACGAGCGTCTGATGCGCTTTGTGTTTCCAGAGCGCCCTGGTGCATTGCTGAAGTTTTTGAATTTGATGCGGCCTGGTTGGAATATCAGTTTGTTCCACTACCGCAACCAAGGTGCCGATTACGGCCGCATTTTGGTGGGCTTGCAAGTGCCCGACAAAGACGACAAAGCGTTTGAAAAATTCTTGAGCACCTTGGGCTATCCGTACGTGGAAGAAACCCACAACCCGGTGTACCGGATGTTCTTGCAGCAGTAA
- a CDS encoding alpha/beta hydrolase fold domain-containing protein has protein sequence MSVSMLHNVSTLPLDPAIVDIDRQWKAAGIPDLYEGGNGPVSRERAHNVRAFLYPKPKLPQGSIASRTIPGPGGDIDVRIIRPLEGAVTGTLVYFHGGGWVVGDLESHEAHAIRLANRAGVVVLNVAYRLAPEHRFPAAADDAEAAMRWAAANLAALGGADKPLAVGGDSAGGNLAAVAALYCRDHGIALACQLLMYPATNLTGRGGPEKSYLGEDAEQKALDPRVSPLKASTLAGLAPAILGVGVHDFLYHDNMVYAAALKAANVALCLRVYGDLNHGFFSYTAVSTASAAAADQLCDDLRAHLST, from the coding sequence ATGAGCGTCAGCATGCTTCACAACGTTTCCACCTTGCCGCTGGACCCTGCCATTGTCGACATCGATCGGCAATGGAAAGCGGCCGGCATTCCCGACCTGTACGAGGGGGGCAATGGTCCCGTTAGCCGAGAGCGTGCGCACAATGTACGCGCATTTCTCTATCCCAAACCCAAGTTGCCCCAAGGCAGTATTGCATCACGGACTATTCCTGGCCCGGGTGGCGACATCGACGTGCGCATCATTCGGCCACTTGAAGGCGCAGTGACGGGCACTTTGGTCTATTTCCATGGCGGTGGTTGGGTGGTCGGTGATTTGGAGTCGCACGAAGCGCACGCCATTCGCTTGGCCAATCGTGCGGGTGTGGTGGTGCTTAATGTGGCCTATCGTTTGGCGCCCGAACATCGCTTTCCTGCTGCGGCCGACGATGCGGAAGCAGCGATGCGATGGGCGGCGGCCAACTTGGCAGCGTTAGGTGGTGCTGACAAGCCCTTGGCCGTGGGCGGCGACAGCGCCGGCGGTAATTTAGCCGCTGTGGCGGCTTTGTACTGCCGTGACCATGGCATTGCCCTGGCGTGCCAGTTGTTGATGTACCCTGCCACCAACTTGACGGGACGTGGCGGGCCAGAGAAATCTTACTTGGGTGAAGACGCTGAACAAAAAGCCCTTGACCCTCGTGTGTCGCCATTGAAAGCCTCAACATTGGCTGGTTTGGCGCCTGCCATTCTGGGCGTAGGTGTGCATGACTTTTTGTACCATGACAATATGGTCTATGCAGCTGCCTTGAAGGCTGCCAATGTGGCGTTATGCTTGCGGGTTTACGGTGATTTAAATCACGGCTTCTTCAGCTACACCGCAGTGTCGACGGCGTCAGCTGCTGCAGCCGATCAGTTGTGCGATGACCTCCGAGCCCACCTCTCCACCTAA
- a CDS encoding dipeptide/oligopeptide/nickel ABC transporter permease/ATP-binding protein: MSYWRRLLSRPLAVVALVWLLFLLILSVGSGVLVPLDPLDQDLLALKQMPSSEHWLGTDALGRDVYSRMVHGIALTMAGVLEAVLVASVLGLSLGVSAGYFGGLWDRLVQQYVSLVQSLPTMLIMLAVLAVFGQAMLPAMVTLGVMGSAGVSRVLRSVTLAVREELYIAAARISGLSDWHIIARHVLPRIAGPVIVQMSLFAAIAVIVQTGISFLGLGVAPPAPTWGSMIFEASASLNDFPWLLVPSGGVVALTVLSFGLLGDSLRDTSTEAWSRPAVRQKVKAREAVAPTDVPADSLLSMRNVTIVVDGTHGREFKADKLPARVLVKGVSFDLKRGETLGIVGESGSGKTLTSLSLMGLLPPGVNVSAGTAVVAGEVIDLSNEARLAQLRGATVGMIFQEPMAALDPCFTIGHQLAEVLRLQALSESQVQAKVIELLEQVKIPNPDEVAARYPHQISGGMAQRVGIARALASEPQILLADEPTTALDVTVQAEILALIRSLSQSRQMAVVLVTHDWGVVADICDRALVLRHGEVLESASVVDLFHRPQHPYTQALLAANPHSAKPGDVLPTVDEQLMTLTGGAA, encoded by the coding sequence ATGAGCTATTGGCGCCGGTTGTTAAGCCGTCCGTTGGCGGTAGTGGCATTGGTTTGGCTTTTGTTCTTGCTCATTTTGTCGGTGGGCTCTGGTGTGCTGGTGCCATTGGACCCCTTGGATCAAGATTTATTGGCGTTGAAGCAAATGCCCAGCAGCGAGCATTGGCTGGGCACCGATGCTTTGGGCCGTGATGTCTACAGCCGCATGGTACATGGCATCGCACTCACGATGGCCGGCGTCCTTGAGGCCGTGTTGGTGGCCAGCGTCTTGGGCTTGAGTTTGGGGGTGAGTGCTGGCTACTTCGGTGGTTTATGGGACCGTCTGGTGCAGCAGTATGTGAGCCTTGTGCAGTCATTGCCGACCATGCTCATCATGCTGGCGGTGTTGGCCGTATTTGGCCAGGCCATGCTGCCAGCCATGGTGACCTTGGGGGTGATGGGCTCGGCGGGTGTGTCGCGCGTGCTGCGAAGCGTCACCTTGGCGGTGCGAGAAGAGCTCTACATTGCCGCTGCACGCATTTCTGGATTGAGTGATTGGCACATCATTGCGCGGCACGTGTTGCCACGCATTGCAGGGCCCGTGATTGTGCAGATGTCTTTGTTTGCGGCCATTGCCGTGATTGTGCAAACGGGCATCAGCTTTTTAGGCCTGGGTGTGGCACCACCCGCGCCGACATGGGGCAGCATGATTTTTGAAGCCTCGGCCAGCTTGAATGATTTTCCTTGGTTGTTGGTGCCCTCCGGTGGTGTGGTGGCCTTGACGGTGTTGTCGTTTGGTTTGTTGGGCGACAGTTTGCGTGACACCTCGACCGAGGCTTGGTCGCGTCCTGCTGTGCGTCAAAAAGTCAAAGCACGAGAAGCTGTTGCACCAACCGATGTACCTGCAGACAGTTTGTTGTCGATGCGCAATGTGACCATTGTGGTGGATGGCACGCATGGCCGCGAATTTAAGGCAGACAAACTGCCTGCACGTGTCTTGGTCAAAGGCGTCAGTTTTGATTTAAAACGCGGTGAAACGCTCGGCATTGTGGGCGAATCAGGCAGTGGCAAAACACTCACCAGTTTGTCCTTGATGGGTTTATTACCACCTGGCGTGAATGTCAGTGCGGGCACCGCAGTGGTGGCTGGTGAGGTGATTGACCTGTCGAATGAGGCGCGTCTGGCGCAATTGCGCGGCGCCACAGTGGGCATGATTTTCCAAGAGCCGATGGCGGCGCTTGATCCGTGTTTCACCATTGGCCATCAATTGGCGGAAGTGCTGCGCTTGCAAGCCTTGAGCGAATCACAAGTTCAAGCCAAAGTGATTGAGTTACTGGAACAAGTCAAAATTCCAAATCCCGACGAAGTGGCTGCACGCTATCCGCATCAAATTTCGGGTGGCATGGCGCAGCGTGTTGGCATTGCACGCGCTTTGGCCAGTGAACCACAAATTTTGTTGGCCGACGAGCCGACCACGGCACTTGATGTCACGGTGCAAGCTGAAATCTTGGCCCTCATTCGCAGCCTGAGCCAGTCGCGCCAAATGGCGGTGGTGTTGGTGACGCACGACTGGGGTGTGGTGGCCGACATCTGCGATCGTGCCTTGGTCTTGCGCCACGGTGAAGTGCTCGAGTCAGCCTCGGTGGTGGACTTGTTCCATCGCCCGCAACACCCCTACACACAAGCCTTGCTGGCGGCCAATCCCCACAGCGCCAAACCTGGTGATGTGTTGCCCACCGTGGACGAACAATTGATGACCCTGACAGGCGGTGCCGCATGA
- a CDS encoding ATP-binding cassette domain-containing protein yields MSQQALLQVKDLRVNFPQGRGKVFQALKGISLDIQPGETVGLVGESGSGKTTVGRVILGLTEATSGDVWFEGENITHASRERRRALGRDIQVVFQDPYGSLNPARTIGDTLAEPLMNDKSLTGKDISERVAEVLQQVGMPTDTASRYPGMFSGGQRQRIAIARAVIAKPRLIVCDEPVSALDLSVQAQVLNLLKSLQQSMGLAMLFISHDLTVVRHVSHRTVVLYRGDIVEQGDAGQVHDHPEHPYTRALLAAAPVPDPLIQRERRAQFDLARQALSGLI; encoded by the coding sequence ATGAGCCAGCAAGCCCTATTGCAAGTGAAAGACTTGCGTGTGAATTTCCCCCAAGGCCGTGGCAAAGTGTTTCAGGCGCTCAAAGGCATCAGCTTGGACATTCAGCCCGGCGAAACGGTCGGTTTGGTGGGCGAGTCTGGGTCTGGCAAAACCACCGTCGGCCGTGTCATCTTAGGTCTGACAGAAGCCACCAGCGGCGACGTGTGGTTTGAAGGTGAAAACATCACGCATGCATCGCGTGAGCGCAGACGGGCCTTGGGTCGCGACATTCAGGTGGTGTTTCAAGACCCCTACGGTTCACTCAATCCAGCGCGCACCATAGGTGACACCTTGGCCGAACCTTTGATGAACGACAAAAGTCTAACGGGCAAAGACATTTCTGAACGAGTGGCTGAAGTTTTGCAACAAGTGGGCATGCCCACCGACACGGCTTCGCGTTACCCAGGCATGTTTTCAGGCGGCCAGCGTCAACGCATTGCGATTGCCCGCGCCGTCATTGCCAAGCCGCGACTGATTGTGTGTGACGAGCCTGTGAGTGCCTTGGATTTGTCAGTGCAAGCACAGGTTTTGAATCTGCTGAAGTCTTTGCAACAAAGCATGGGTTTGGCCATGTTGTTCATCTCGCACGATCTGACGGTGGTTCGGCATGTGTCGCATCGCACCGTGGTGCTGTACCGAGGTGACATTGTGGAGCAGGGCGATGCCGGCCAAGTGCATGACCATCCCGAGCACCCCTACACGCGTGCGTTGTTGGCTGCTGCACCGGTGCCCGATCCTTTGATTCAGCGCGAACGCCGTGCGCAGTTTGACTTGGCCCGACAAGCACTGTCGGGATTGATTTAA
- the coq7 gene encoding 2-polyprenyl-3-methyl-6-methoxy-1,4-benzoquinone monooxygenase: MNADALILAADSALRTLFATPRAARPTPKATARLIPQQDGALAAQESTPELTEAEKSLSAALMRVNHVGEVCAQALYTGQALATKNSALRAKLDAACREETDHLAWTAERLEQLNSRPSLLNPLWYAGAFAIGYGAGKLGGDKLSLGFVVETENQVEAHLASHMTHLPANDLASRAIVAQMKTDEVAHARMAQKSGAVELPEPVKRMMGAAAKVMTTVAHHV; the protein is encoded by the coding sequence ATGAATGCCGATGCTTTGATCCTTGCCGCCGACAGCGCCCTGCGCACCCTGTTTGCCACGCCTAGAGCTGCGCGCCCTACGCCCAAAGCAACTGCCCGCCTCATTCCGCAACAAGACGGCGCGCTCGCTGCGCAAGAGTCCACGCCCGAGCTCACCGAGGCTGAGAAGTCTTTGTCAGCGGCCCTGATGCGCGTCAATCATGTCGGGGAAGTGTGCGCACAGGCCCTCTATACGGGACAAGCCCTGGCCACCAAGAATTCAGCTTTGCGCGCCAAGCTGGATGCCGCTTGTCGCGAAGAAACCGATCACCTGGCTTGGACTGCTGAGCGCTTAGAACAACTCAACAGCCGCCCTTCTCTGCTCAACCCGCTTTGGTATGCCGGCGCTTTCGCCATTGGCTATGGCGCGGGCAAATTGGGGGGCGACAAGCTCAGCTTGGGCTTTGTGGTCGAAACAGAAAACCAAGTAGAAGCCCATCTGGCCAGCCACATGACGCATCTGCCGGCCAATGATCTGGCCTCCAGAGCCATCGTGGCTCAAATGAAAACGGACGAGGTAGCCCATGCACGCATGGCACAAAAGTCAGGTGCTGTGGAGTTGCCCGAACCTGTCAAACGCATGATGGGCGCAGCCGCCAAGGTGATGACCACCGTGGCGCACCACGTTTAA